The proteins below are encoded in one region of Flavobacterium sp. IMCC34852:
- a CDS encoding diphosphomevalonate/mevalonate 3,5-bisphosphate decarboxylase family protein — MLSEKDFISKPFSTVIENGSFQWSAPSNIALVKYWGKKEHQIPANPSISFTLNNCKTITKLAFAKKQNDSNFSFDLLFEGQPKEDFKPKIQKFLERIEIYCPYLKDYHFTIDTENSFPHSSGIASSASGMAALAMNIMSLERKLYPEMTQNFFNLKASFLARLGSGSACRSVKGNIVVWGNHAEIEGSSDLFGVEFPAKIHDNFKNYQDTILLVDKGEKQVSSTVGHDLMHHHPFAQQRFAQAHENLSAIKKVLEKGDLTEFIKIVESEALTLHSMMMTSIPYFILMKPNTLEIINKIWQFRNETKIPICFTLDAGANVHVLYPENVRVEAMQFITTELVGYCQNGNYICDQVGDGAINFSI, encoded by the coding sequence ATGCTTTCCGAAAAGGATTTTATTTCAAAACCATTTTCAACAGTAATCGAAAACGGAAGTTTTCAATGGAGCGCACCCAGCAATATCGCTTTAGTCAAATATTGGGGTAAAAAAGAGCACCAAATTCCGGCCAATCCCTCTATCAGTTTTACTTTGAACAATTGTAAAACGATTACGAAATTGGCTTTCGCCAAAAAACAAAACGACAGTAATTTCTCCTTCGATTTGCTGTTCGAAGGCCAACCCAAAGAAGATTTCAAACCGAAAATCCAAAAGTTCTTAGAACGCATCGAAATCTATTGTCCTTATTTAAAAGACTATCATTTCACTATCGACACCGAAAACAGTTTTCCGCACAGTTCCGGAATTGCTTCCTCAGCCTCGGGAATGGCGGCTTTAGCAATGAATATTATGAGTTTGGAAAGAAAGTTGTATCCTGAAATGACCCAAAATTTCTTCAACCTAAAAGCTTCTTTCTTAGCCCGATTAGGTTCAGGTAGCGCTTGCCGAAGCGTAAAAGGAAATATAGTAGTTTGGGGAAATCACGCCGAAATTGAAGGCAGTTCCGACTTATTCGGAGTAGAATTTCCGGCTAAGATTCACGACAATTTCAAAAATTACCAAGATACCATTCTGTTAGTTGACAAAGGCGAAAAACAAGTTTCGAGCACAGTCGGACACGATTTAATGCACCATCATCCGTTTGCCCAACAAAGATTCGCACAAGCGCATGAGAATTTATCGGCCATTAAAAAAGTTTTAGAAAAAGGCGATTTAACCGAGTTTATCAAGATAGTAGAAAGTGAAGCTTTGACTTTACATTCAATGATGATGACCTCGATTCCTTATTTTATCCTAATGAAACCCAACACCTTGGAAATCATTAATAAAATTTGGCAATTCAGAAACGAAACGAAAATTCCTATATGTTTTACCCTCGATGCCGGTGCCAACGTACATGTTTTGTACCCCGAAAACGTTAGAGTCGAGGCGATGCAATTTATTACAACAGAATTAGTTGGCTATTGTCAAAATGGTAACTATATTTGTGATCAAGTTGGCGATGGAGCCATAAACTTTAGTATATAA
- a CDS encoding TspO/MBR family protein, giving the protein MQRILRIILVVFTCLTIGYLSGIVTRESITTWYPTLIKPVFNPPNWIFAPVWTMLYVMMGVAGGMIWNRIDTDEENVKKAFKFFIYQLALNALWSYLFFGLQNPLLALIEIVLLWLMIFETYTQFKKIDKVAGMLFIPYLAWVSFATVLNASIWWLNK; this is encoded by the coding sequence ATGCAAAGGATTTTAAGAATAATATTGGTGGTGTTCACTTGTTTGACTATCGGTTATTTGTCGGGTATCGTTACTCGCGAGAGTATTACGACTTGGTATCCGACATTAATTAAGCCTGTTTTTAATCCACCGAATTGGATTTTTGCACCGGTTTGGACCATGCTTTATGTAATGATGGGTGTTGCCGGCGGTATGATTTGGAATCGAATTGATACTGATGAAGAGAATGTTAAGAAGGCTTTTAAGTTTTTTATATACCAATTGGCTTTGAATGCGCTTTGGTCTTATTTGTTTTTTGGATTGCAAAATCCGTTATTGGCTTTAATCGAAATTGTTTTGTTGTGGTTGATGATATTTGAGACTTACACACAGTTTAAGAAAATAGACAAAGTGGCCGGTATGTTGTTTATTCCGTATTTGGCATGGGTCAGTTTTGCCACGGTTCTCAATGCGAGTATTTGGTGGTTGAATAAATAA